GAGAATCTCTTCCTGAAACGCATAGCCGCGCGAGCGAATACGATCGAATTCGATCTTTCGTAGGATCGACGCGCGGTAGCAGCGATATGCGCCGCTACAATCTTGTGGCGACAAGCCGAGCATGGTGCGCGCATAGAAGTTGACCGCGCGGCTCATCATCAAACGCTTGACCGGCCAGCCATCGACACCGCCGCCCGGACAATAGCGTGAGCCGATCATACAATCGACTGGCGGCCCGTTTGCCGGTTGCATGCCGGCCAGGATCGCTGGCAAATAGCGGGGATGATGGCTGAAATCGGCGTCCATGTTGACGATCTGATCGTAGCCCCGCTCCATGCCCGCTTTGAGCCCGGCGATGATGGCGGTGCCCAGGCCGAGCTTACCGGTGCGGTGCAGACATTGGACGCGTGGATCGGCGCCGGCCCGCTCGTCGCACCAGCGGCCGGTGCCGTCTGGTGAGTTGTCGTCAATTACCAGCACATGGGCGTGCGGCACGAACCCAAGAATCTCATCGACCAGCGACGGTAGATTGTCGATTTCGTTGTAAGTGGCCAATGTCACTAGAGTTTTGACTGGTGCGGTCAAGCGATCCTCGCTGTGGTTTCAAATGTGCGACAGTGTCCTGCCGGGTCGACCGATTGAACCCAAACGCTGCAAGGTTTGTCGTATTGCCAGATAGGTCGCGGCGCCAGG
This genomic interval from Pirellulales bacterium contains the following:
- a CDS encoding polyprenol monophosphomannose synthase; amino-acid sequence: MTAPVKTLVTLATYNEIDNLPSLVDEILGFVPHAHVLVIDDNSPDGTGRWCDERAGADPRVQCLHRTGKLGLGTAIIAGLKAGMERGYDQIVNMDADFSHHPRYLPAILAGMQPANGPPVDCMIGSRYCPGGGVDGWPVKRLMMSRAVNFYARTMLGLSPQDCSGAYRCYRASILRKIEFDRIRSRGYAFQEEILLHIKNAGGRFGETPIIFADRVKGVSKINRKEALEALRVIFQLGASRLNPFAN